Proteins from a genomic interval of Gluconacetobacter diazotrophicus PA1 5:
- a CDS encoding circularly permuted type 2 ATP-grasp protein, whose amino-acid sequence MAQIPVDEMVDGRGGVRPHWRGLLSMISDLGHRELLERGRLMARALHDQTGAATAGHPGGCDPIPLLLTAQEFAGLADGLVQRAGLLEAVLRDLYGPRTLLADGVLPPSLVYPAPGFLRMGQGHGPGAHPGTHPGGRAAPFMTFYSADLIRGPDGAWRVVADRVARANGVGQALENRRQMIRMLPELFSGRQVRSLSPFFDAWQDSLQRLADLPDRNPGLVLLTPRPRGMLWAEHVILARELGCALAEAGDLAVRDGALWLKTVRGLRRVDVLLLRQDGWTVDPLELEGGSTPGIAGLLDAARGGAVHLVNHPAAGVVEAPGLAAFLPSLARTLLGQDLKLADVRTVWPAAPGGVDSLLSGDRSAWWLRDATDPMAPIRRLDRAGGDMIAALRDRPDRFVAVKAVAPSLAPSVQPGGIEPASIVLRLFALFDGTDWQVVPGGLARLLPDAETPPGSPMHRPRDGHVVTKDVWVMVEDTADLVGTAAIRTPILAIRRGQGDLPSRAADDFFWLGRYLEQLEDAGRVLRVVTRRVGRVDGSPRDRAELETVLHLARRVGLLQGDVTVGAGFATLVRALSAVTFDSGLLQRLLSEIARVAGGLRDRLTAETFDTIIEGTDTLRIQMQDARVPGDPGRTLERIGRVTDSLLRYGATISGLTAENMVRSGGRQFLDLGRRVERAGAILTSVALVLRQKDVDQRGRMEGALRLMLELSDCAITYRSRYFAVLQPAPVLDLLLLDEGNPRGVACQMAMITESLADLEGGGGDAGGADGGLAGTARAVMDRLRALVADMLASPQQDVAAAALPDRIQDIHDTLRSLGRQIARRYFVVLPPPRAVGGLRGADRSGAMDGTMDES is encoded by the coding sequence ATGGCGCAGATCCCTGTGGACGAGATGGTGGACGGCCGTGGCGGCGTCCGGCCCCATTGGCGCGGCCTGCTCAGCATGATCAGCGACCTCGGCCATCGCGAACTGCTCGAACGGGGCAGGCTGATGGCGCGCGCCCTGCACGACCAGACGGGGGCCGCCACCGCCGGCCACCCCGGCGGCTGCGACCCGATCCCGCTGCTGCTGACGGCGCAGGAATTCGCCGGCCTGGCCGATGGCCTGGTCCAGCGCGCCGGCCTGCTGGAGGCGGTGCTGCGCGACCTGTACGGCCCGCGCACCCTGCTGGCCGACGGGGTGCTGCCGCCGTCTCTGGTCTATCCCGCGCCGGGCTTCCTGCGCATGGGGCAGGGGCATGGTCCCGGCGCGCACCCCGGCACGCATCCCGGGGGGCGTGCCGCACCCTTCATGACCTTCTATTCGGCGGACCTGATCCGCGGGCCGGACGGGGCCTGGCGCGTGGTGGCCGACCGGGTGGCGCGCGCCAACGGGGTCGGCCAGGCGCTGGAAAACCGGCGGCAGATGATCCGCATGCTGCCCGAACTGTTTTCGGGGCGTCAGGTCCGGTCCCTGTCCCCGTTCTTCGACGCATGGCAGGACAGCCTGCAACGGCTGGCGGACCTGCCGGACCGTAATCCCGGCCTGGTGCTGCTGACCCCCCGCCCGCGCGGCATGCTGTGGGCGGAACACGTCATCCTGGCGCGCGAACTGGGCTGCGCACTGGCCGAAGCCGGCGACCTGGCGGTGCGCGACGGCGCCCTGTGGCTGAAGACCGTGCGCGGCCTGCGGCGGGTGGACGTGCTGCTGCTGCGCCAGGATGGCTGGACGGTCGATCCGCTGGAACTGGAAGGCGGCTCCACGCCTGGAATCGCGGGCCTGCTGGACGCGGCGCGCGGCGGGGCGGTCCATCTGGTCAACCACCCCGCCGCAGGCGTGGTCGAGGCCCCGGGCCTGGCCGCGTTCCTGCCGTCCCTGGCCCGGACCCTGCTGGGCCAGGACCTGAAGCTGGCGGATGTACGGACGGTCTGGCCGGCGGCGCCCGGCGGCGTCGACAGCCTGCTGTCCGGCGACCGGTCGGCCTGGTGGCTGCGCGACGCGACCGACCCGATGGCGCCGATCCGCCGCCTGGACCGCGCGGGAGGCGACATGATCGCCGCCCTGCGCGACCGGCCGGACCGCTTCGTGGCGGTCAAGGCCGTGGCGCCGTCGCTCGCGCCCTCGGTCCAGCCGGGCGGGATCGAACCCGCGTCGATCGTCCTGCGGCTGTTCGCCCTGTTTGACGGGACGGACTGGCAGGTCGTGCCGGGCGGGCTGGCCCGCCTGCTGCCCGACGCCGAGACCCCGCCGGGCAGTCCGATGCACCGCCCCCGCGACGGCCACGTCGTCACCAAGGATGTCTGGGTCATGGTCGAGGACACGGCCGACCTGGTCGGTACCGCCGCCATCCGCACCCCCATCCTGGCCATCCGGCGGGGGCAGGGCGACCTGCCCAGCCGCGCCGCCGACGATTTCTTCTGGCTGGGCCGCTACCTGGAGCAACTGGAGGACGCCGGCCGCGTACTGCGTGTGGTGACCCGCCGCGTCGGCCGGGTCGACGGGTCGCCCCGCGACCGCGCGGAACTGGAAACCGTGCTGCACCTCGCCCGCCGCGTCGGCCTGCTGCAGGGCGACGTCACGGTGGGGGCCGGGTTCGCGACCCTGGTGCGCGCGCTGTCGGCGGTCACGTTCGATTCCGGCCTGCTGCAGCGCCTGCTGTCCGAAATCGCGCGGGTCGCCGGCGGCCTGCGCGACCGCCTGACGGCCGAAACCTTCGACACCATCATCGAGGGGACCGACACCCTGCGCATCCAGATGCAGGACGCGCGCGTGCCCGGCGACCCGGGCCGCACGCTGGAACGGATCGGCCGCGTCACCGACAGCCTGCTGCGCTATGGCGCGACGATATCCGGGCTGACGGCGGAAAACATGGTCCGCAGCGGCGGGCGCCAGTTCCTCGACCTGGGGCGCCGGGTGGAACGGGCTGGCGCGATCCTGACCTCGGTCGCGCTGGTCCTGCGGCAGAAGGACGTCGACCAGCGGGGCCGGATGGAGGGCGCGCTGCGGCTGATGCTGGAACTCAGCGATTGCGCCATCACCTATCGCTCGCGCTATTTCGCGGTGCTGCAGCCCGCCCCGGTGCTGGACCTGCTGCTGCTGGACGAGGGCAATCCCCGCGGCGTCGCCTGCCAGATGGCGATGATCACCGAGTCCCTGGCCGACCTGGAAGGGGGCGGCGGGGACGCTGGCGGCGCGGACGGGGGCCTGGCCGGAACGGCGCGGGCGGTCATGGACCGGCTGCGCGCCCTGGTCGCGGACATGCTGGCATCCCCGCAGCAGGACGTCGCGGCGGCGGCGCTGCCCGACCGGATTCAGGATATCCATGATACGCTGCGCAGCCTGGGCCGGCAGATCGCCCGGCGCTATTTCGTCGTGCTGCCCCCCCCGCGCGCGGTGGGCGGCCTGCGCGGCGCGGACCGTTCCGGCGCGATGGACGGGACGATGGACGAATCATGA
- a CDS encoding transglutaminase family protein — MIYRVRHLTRYAYGSPVDLAAHIVHVTPRDLPGQVVCWTRLDVTPAPARRVDGLDYFGNRIAWLYHEAPHRTFDVLADSEVDVSFAPPPPDGATPAWEDLVAIARGGGDPVWDVAEFLFDSPMCAANRAAGDYAALSFTPGRPVLAALLELNRRIYTEFRFRAGVTTLSTPIEQTLTRREGVCQDFTHLMVSALRWIGVPARYMSGYIRTRPPPGQKRRLGADQSHAWVAAWLGPDHGWVGLDPTNGIVVRDEHVVLGWGRDYADISPVHGLILGGGNDVLTVGVDLVPADEWPDDLAGG, encoded by the coding sequence ATGATCTACCGCGTCCGCCACCTGACCCGCTACGCCTATGGCAGCCCGGTCGACCTCGCCGCCCACATCGTGCATGTCACGCCGCGCGACCTGCCGGGGCAGGTGGTGTGCTGGACCCGGCTGGACGTCACGCCGGCCCCGGCCCGGCGGGTGGACGGCCTGGATTACTTCGGCAACCGCATCGCCTGGCTGTATCACGAGGCCCCGCACCGCACGTTCGACGTCCTGGCGGATTCCGAAGTCGACGTCTCCTTCGCCCCGCCGCCGCCGGACGGCGCGACCCCGGCATGGGAGGACCTGGTCGCCATCGCCCGTGGCGGCGGCGATCCGGTTTGGGACGTGGCCGAATTCCTGTTCGACAGCCCGATGTGCGCGGCCAACCGCGCGGCGGGGGATTACGCGGCCCTGTCGTTCACGCCCGGCCGGCCGGTCCTGGCGGCGCTGCTGGAGCTCAACCGGCGGATCTATACCGAATTCCGCTTTCGCGCCGGTGTCACCACCCTCTCGACCCCGATCGAACAGACCCTCACCCGGCGCGAGGGTGTCTGCCAGGACTTCACCCACCTGATGGTCAGCGCCCTGCGCTGGATCGGCGTGCCGGCCCGCTACATGTCCGGCTATATCCGCACGCGCCCCCCGCCGGGCCAGAAGCGGCGGCTGGGCGCCGACCAGTCCCATGCCTGGGTCGCGGCCTGGCTGGGGCCGGACCATGGCTGGGTCGGGCTGGACCCGACGAACGGAATCGTGGTGCGGGACGAACATGTCGTCCTGGGCTGGGGGCGCGACTATGCCGACATCAGCCCGGTGCACGGGCTGATCCTGGGGGGCGGCAACGACGTGCTGACGGTGGGCGTGGACCTGGTTCCGGCCGACGAATGGCCGGATGACCTGGCCGGCGGCTGA
- the panC gene encoding pantoate--beta-alanine ligase: protein MLKTLTPEPMRILHTVADLRHVVRAWKQDGLTVGLVPTMGALHDGHLSLVRAAQQEMDRVIVSIFVNPTQFDNPADLDSYPQTLDEDSRLLADAGTHILYAPTVAEMYPPGFSTTISVAGVSEGLCGAHRPGHFDGVATVVCKLFLQSQADAAFFGEKDFQQVHVVRRMAADLDIPIRLVACPTRREDDGLAMSSRNRRLTAPGERDRARALPRALGDAARDIAAGRPVGPVLAATRTRLLDAGFAEIEYLELRRDSDLAPMAQRDDQPARLLVAGRLGTVRLIDNVPVAGEEEPGPARAGKGLGTP from the coding sequence ATGCTGAAGACCCTTACGCCGGAACCGATGCGCATCCTCCATACCGTCGCCGACCTGCGGCACGTCGTGCGCGCCTGGAAGCAGGACGGGCTGACGGTCGGGCTGGTGCCCACGATGGGCGCGCTGCATGACGGGCACCTCAGCCTGGTGCGGGCGGCCCAGCAGGAAATGGACCGGGTGATCGTCTCGATCTTCGTCAACCCCACGCAATTCGACAATCCGGCCGACCTGGACAGCTACCCCCAGACCCTGGACGAGGATTCGCGCCTGCTGGCCGACGCCGGCACGCATATCCTCTACGCCCCCACGGTGGCCGAGATGTATCCGCCCGGCTTTTCGACCACGATCTCGGTGGCCGGCGTATCCGAAGGGCTGTGCGGCGCCCACCGTCCCGGCCATTTCGACGGGGTGGCCACGGTGGTGTGCAAGCTGTTCCTGCAAAGCCAGGCCGACGCCGCCTTTTTCGGCGAGAAGGATTTCCAGCAGGTCCATGTCGTGCGCCGCATGGCCGCCGACCTCGACATCCCGATCCGCCTGGTGGCCTGCCCGACCCGGCGCGAGGATGACGGGCTGGCCATGTCGTCGCGCAATCGCCGCCTGACCGCCCCCGGCGAACGCGATCGCGCCCGCGCCCTGCCGCGGGCCCTGGGCGACGCCGCGCGGGACATCGCCGCCGGCCGTCCCGTGGGACCGGTGCTGGCGGCGACGCGGACGCGCCTGCTGGATGCCGGCTTCGCCGAAATCGAGTATCTGGAATTGCGGCGCGATTCCGACCTGGCCCCCATGGCGCAGCGCGACGACCAGCCGGCGCGCCTGCTGGTGGCCGGCCGGCTGGGCACGGTCCGCCTGATCGACAACGTGCCGGTAGCTGGGGAAGAAGAGCCGGGCCCGGCCCGGGCCGGCAAGGGGTTGGGGACCCCTTGA
- a CDS encoding Trm112 family protein, with amino-acid sequence MTETAQAPLDPRLLSVLVCPVTKGPLIYDREAGELISRQAGLAFPIRDGIPIMLPDEARPLDV; translated from the coding sequence ATGACCGAAACCGCCCAAGCCCCCCTGGACCCCCGCCTGCTGTCCGTCCTGGTCTGCCCCGTCACCAAGGGGCCGCTGATCTATGACCGCGAGGCCGGCGAGCTGATCAGCCGCCAGGCCGGCCTGGCCTTCCCGATCCGCGACGGGATTCCCATCATGCTGCCGGACGAAGCCCGCCCGCTGGACGTGTAG
- a CDS encoding LON peptidase substrate-binding domain-containing protein, protein MTLADLPPELGLFPLRDTVLLPRAKLPLNIFEPRYIALVEDAMAGSRLIGMIQPRRDAMDEDDGDEMQPAPLPALYDIGCAGRITSMTERSDGTYAVTLLGMVRFRLLRETGLHRGYRRARIDASSFASDLTDGEDPFYDRPRMITALRRYCRRRGFGARWSVIEQMDDEALLITLPMICPFPAAEKQALLESGSLNDRARTLQTLLDLAGHEPEEGASDHPPS, encoded by the coding sequence ATGACGCTGGCGGACCTGCCGCCCGAACTGGGATTGTTCCCGCTGCGCGATACGGTGCTGCTGCCCCGGGCCAAGCTGCCGCTGAATATCTTCGAACCGCGCTATATCGCCCTGGTCGAGGACGCGATGGCCGGGTCGCGCCTGATCGGCATGATCCAGCCCCGCCGCGATGCGATGGACGAGGATGACGGCGACGAGATGCAGCCGGCGCCGCTGCCCGCCCTGTACGATATCGGGTGCGCCGGGCGCATCACGTCGATGACCGAGCGGTCGGACGGCACCTATGCCGTGACGCTGCTGGGAATGGTGCGATTCCGGCTGTTGCGCGAAACCGGGCTGCATCGGGGATACCGCCGGGCGCGGATCGACGCGTCATCCTTCGCCAGCGACCTGACCGATGGCGAGGACCCGTTCTATGACCGGCCCCGCATGATCACGGCGCTGCGCCGCTATTGCCGCCGGCGGGGCTTCGGCGCCCGCTGGAGCGTGATCGAGCAGATGGACGACGAAGCCCTGCTGATCACCCTGCCGATGATCTGCCCCTTCCCGGCGGCCGAAAAGCAGGCGCTGCTGGAATCCGGGTCGCTGAACGACAGGGCCCGAACGTTGCAGACCCTGCTGGACCTGGCTGGACATGAGCCCGAGGAGGGTGCATCTGACCACCCGCCGTCGTAA
- a CDS encoding thioredoxin family protein has protein sequence MDYIIGQSRGGQRATGGLVDEAGVPAAPSGMAGAPAGPGGNGAMIVDGTQDTFMQDVLEASRTLPVLVDFWATWCGPCRQLTPVLEKIVRSAGGRVKLVKIDVDANRALAQQLTQVGLPLQSIPLVAAFWQGQILDLFQGAQPESEIKRFVEGLLKAAGGGSMPAADLIVAARAALEAGSAEEAAGLYAQTLEIEPENAAAWGGLVRALIVMGDEDAAEAALADVPARIADHAEITGARAALDLKREGRKAAEASEGLRRRLAANPADHEARYELAAALNAAGHRQEAADELLTIMRQDRAWNDDAARLQLIRLFESWGHDDPATLQARRRMSALLFS, from the coding sequence ATGGATTACATCATCGGTCAGTCCCGCGGCGGCCAGCGCGCTACCGGCGGCCTGGTGGACGAGGCAGGCGTTCCCGCCGCGCCGTCGGGGATGGCCGGAGCGCCGGCCGGGCCCGGCGGGAATGGTGCGATGATCGTCGACGGCACCCAGGACACCTTCATGCAGGATGTCCTGGAGGCCAGCCGTACCCTGCCGGTCCTGGTCGATTTCTGGGCCACCTGGTGCGGGCCGTGCCGCCAGTTGACCCCGGTGCTGGAAAAGATCGTCCGGTCGGCCGGCGGCCGCGTGAAGCTGGTCAAGATCGATGTCGACGCCAACCGGGCCCTGGCCCAGCAACTGACCCAGGTCGGGCTGCCGCTGCAGTCCATCCCGCTGGTGGCCGCCTTCTGGCAGGGGCAGATCCTGGACCTGTTCCAGGGCGCGCAGCCGGAAAGCGAGATCAAGCGCTTCGTCGAAGGACTGCTGAAGGCCGCGGGCGGCGGCAGCATGCCGGCGGCGGACCTGATCGTCGCGGCCCGCGCGGCGCTGGAGGCCGGCAGCGCCGAGGAAGCGGCCGGCCTGTATGCCCAGACCCTGGAGATCGAACCCGAAAACGCCGCCGCCTGGGGCGGCCTGGTGCGGGCGCTGATCGTGATGGGGGACGAGGACGCCGCCGAGGCCGCACTGGCCGACGTGCCGGCCAGGATTGCCGACCATGCCGAGATCACCGGCGCCCGCGCCGCGCTGGACCTGAAGCGCGAGGGCCGCAAGGCCGCCGAGGCATCCGAAGGGCTGCGCCGGCGGCTGGCCGCGAATCCGGCGGACCACGAGGCCCGCTACGAACTGGCCGCCGCCCTGAACGCGGCCGGCCACCGGCAGGAAGCCGCCGACGAACTGCTGACCATCATGCGCCAGGACCGTGCCTGGAACGACGATGCGGCGCGGCTGCAATTGATCCGGCTGTTCGAGTCCTGGGGCCATGACGACCCGGCGACCCTGCAGGCCCGGCGGCGTATGTCCGCGCTGCTGTTTTCATGA